The Dunckerocampus dactyliophorus isolate RoL2022-P2 chromosome 16, RoL_Ddac_1.1, whole genome shotgun sequence genome includes a window with the following:
- the LOC129168810 gene encoding adhesion G-protein coupled receptor G4-like isoform X2: MIFHPKILFVALLCSAVSTTMRAPPLSLWGKVAEFNVGCSHWRLEDGVSFPTLNQLTACLDLKFKAPASAQWTAFMYRLPDTQCVGLGLGGRRDRLVVWLFGTEWTTLPISLALKEWHSLCMTWSHTKDGPMLYVNGTGMDLMAVQDSSPSCCKLAPNGTLTLGAAHKLVDGNVQILLSTILMGTVSLFRLWAQERSRQEVTSLKCTEGDLLRWDSHLWDTRVCAPIPDPTLKCEWSIYTVNLKFNIIRYDGNNTELYTARDVAHRWLRDVLPSSIYLHRVSVFEAARSSAKDANTLATLSEDKPVRATSSSINRFDCLVYVSVIPCVDVAAVQDTMHANLGAPYHGFGSLIQVLADVASIQTTPVASFSPPVTTRSPPVTTFTLTTSALTSTYTETSPNISGQLYFEVKVNVSIRGECEAEHLLATWLNNTLPDHTMTVLDLQLLPKHHRLKRSSGSDLSIWDGVSSNIASRERFIFQVEVKMLPTHSQEAEDQIRDLLLSPYNQGSVSIEPEDVQICRILIVTCQSESQQTRRGLFEWPVTPGGKNASQPCPKNPQRHATRHCKLSLSTQWMAPDLQECPLVVETIPDLDIVEVTPDNAMDVVEMMQGLLKNHSKLSYRELDTVLNKLKDVVDVSVVTPILGTAVINTISDILESPSFLIPFTNTILNITEAVGDRMVVLENSSSLVAPAVVVSMVDVVPGEFAGLTFGVSSDGMGSKPEIFLNRFPLKDTVAFIALPSILQHSFPPNQSPPRVQFQFYGIPQLFRDNHKKQILNSLVVSASVSNTTSQIQDLQVDIQITLRHLQPSYPHMDTQCVYWNFNKNNGRGGWDPRGCRKHNSSLDFTTCLCDHLTHFGVLLDVSRTPVDKANEHILTIITYGGCGVSSLFLGITVLTYTAFHKLRQDYPSKILINLSLALLGLNLAFLLDSWLSSWGMDGLCVAAAAALHYFLLASFTWMGLEGVNMYFALVKVFNVYVPAYMLKFCALGWGIPLIICVLVLIVNREAYGHLYNDVHTRMEPIANSDSFCWFQDDITFYVSVVAYALLVFLFNIAVFVVVLIQIRHMRATSPSGTRGGLMHDLKGIVTLTLLLGLTWTVGFFTWGPARLVLLYMFSVLNAMQGMFIFLFHCLMKENVRRQWRIHLCFGKFLLEEHSEWSHSASVAKPAQRVPSVRSVKSSSTDSTSASYESSQRGWSCKRPDLGLFINPLTFPRAQTSYPGVGAVPNPTTRVTKPAHPAVGTGQHGH; encoded by the exons ATGatttttcatccaaaaatattgtttgtcgctctgctgtgCAGCGCTGTCTCTACCACGATGCGAG CTCCTCCTCTCAGCCTTTGGGGCAAAGTGGCTGAATTCAACGTGGGCTGCAGCCACTGGAGACTAGAGGACGGGGTCTCCTTCCCCACCTTGAACCAGCTCACTGCTTGCCTGGACCTCAAGTTTAAG GCACCAGCTAGCGCTCAATGGACAGCCTTCATGTACCGCCTTCCTGACACCCAGTGTGTAGGTCTTGGTCTGGGGGGCCGTAGGGATCGTTTGGTGGTCTGGTTGTTTGGCACAGAGTGGACCACCCTCCCTATCAGCCTTGCACTAAAAGAGTGGCATTCGCTATGCATGACATGGTCTCATACTAAAGACGGGCCCATGCTTTATGTCAATGGGACCGGGATGGACCTCATGGCAG TGCAAGACTCTTCACCTTCCTGCTGCAAGCTGGCCCCAAATGGCACGCTCACCCTGGGTGCCGCCCACAAGCTGGTGGACGGCAACGTCCAGATCCTTCTGTCCACCATCCTGATGGGCACTGTGTCCCTGTTCCGATTGTGGGCGCAAGAGCGCAgcaggcaggaagtgacgtcactcAAGTGCACAGAGGGAGACCTGCTGCGGTGGGACAGCCACTTGTGGGACACAAGGGTGTGTGCCCCCATCCCTGACCCTACGCTCAAGTGTG AGTGGTCCATTTACACGGTCAACCTGAAGTTCAACATCATCCGATACGACGGCAACAACACAGAGCTCTACACAGCCAGAGACGTTGCACATCGCTGG CTCAGAGATGTGCTGCCTTCAAGCATCTATTTACACAGGGTGTCCGTCTTTGAAGCAGCCAG ATCCAGCGCAAAAGACGCAAACACGCTGGCAACACTGAGTGAAGATAAACCG GTACGCGCTACGTCCTCCAGTATTAACAG GTTTGATTGCCTGGTCTACGTGAGCGTCATCCCCTGTGTGGACGTGGCGGCAGTGCAGGACACGATGCATGCCAACCTGGGTGCTCCCTATCATGGATTCGGTAGTCTGATCCAGGTGCTGGCTGACGTAGCTAGCATACAAACCACGCCTGTTG CCAGTTTCTCCCCCCCTGTGACCACAAGGTCTCCCCCTGTCACAACCTTTACTCTGACGACATCAGCGCTTACTTCCACCTACACAGAAACATCCCCAAATATCTCAGGTCAGCTGTACTTTGAGGTCAAGGTCAACGTGTCTATAAGAGGAGAGTGTGAAGCAGAGCATCTTCTCGCCACATGG CTCAACAATACTCTACCTGATCACACGATGACGGTGCTCGACCTCCAGCTGCTCCCCAAACATCACAG ACTTAAACGCAGCTCTGGGTCGGACTTGTCAATTTGGGATGGG gtttcTTCAAACATTGCGTCCAG AGAGAGGTTCATCTTCCAGGTGGAGGTGAAGATGTTACCCACCCATTCCCAGGAAGCAGAAGATCAGATTCGAGACCTGCTCCTGTCGCCTTACAACCAAGGCTCCGTCTCCATAGAGCCAGAAGACGTGCAAATATGCCGCATCC TGATTGTGACCTGTCAATCAGAGAGTCAGCAAACAAGAAGAGGTCTCTTTGAGTGGCCCGTCACTCCAGGTGGGAAAAATGCTTCTCAGCCTTGTCCAAAAAACCCTCAACGGCATGCGACAAGACACTG TAAACTGAGTCTCAGCACCCAGTGGATGGCCCCAGACCTGCAAGAGTGCCCTCTAGTGGTGGAGACCATCCCTGATCTTGACATCGTGGAAGTCACTCCAG ATAATGCCATGGACGTGGTGGAGATGATGCAAGGTTTACTGAAGAACCACTCCAAGCTCAGCTACCGGGAGCTAGACACTGTGCTCAACAAGCTGAAGGACGTGGTGGACGTCAGCGTGGTGACCCCTATCCTGGGCACGGCAGTCATCAACACCATCTCGGATATCCTGGAGTCGCCCAGCTTCCTCATACCCTTCACTAACAC GATTCTGAACATCACAGAGGCAGTCGGAGACCGCATGGTGGTACTGGAGAACTCGTCAAGTCTGGTCGCTCCAGCTGTGGTGGTCTCTATGGTGGATGTGGTTCCGGGAGAGTTTGCTGGTTTGACATTTGGAGTGTCTTCTGACGGCATGGGCTCCAAGCCTGAG ATTTTTCTTAACAGGTTTCCTCTAAAAGACACAGTGGCTTTCATAGCCTTGCCCTCCATCTTGCAACACAGCTTCCCGCCCAACCAGAGCCCACCGAGGGTCCAGTTTCAGTTCTACGGCATTCCGCAACTCTTCAGG GACAACCACAAGAAGCAGATCCTTAACAGCTTAGTGGTGTCGGCCAGTGTGAGCAACACCACCTCTCAAATACAAGACCTCCAAGTTGACATCCAAATCACGCTGCGCCACCTCCAACCCAGTTAT CCCCACATGGACACACAGTGTGTGTATTGGAACTTCAATAAAAACA ACGGACGTGGAGGATGGGACCCTCGCGGttgcagaaaacacaacagcagcctTGACTTCACAACATGCCTGTGTGATCATCTCACACACTTTGGAGTTCTACTG gaTGTTTCCAGGACCCCGGTGGACAAAGCTAATGAGCACATTTTGACAATCATCACATACGGTGGATGTGGAGTCTCCTCACTGTTTTTGGGAATAACGGTCCTCACGTACACAGCTTTTCA CAAGCTCCGTCAAGACTACCCCTCCAAGATCCTTATCAACCTCTCGCTGGCCCTGCTGGGTCTGAACCTGGCGTTCCTGCTCGACTCCTGGCTCTCCTCCTGGGGCATGGACGGCCTCTGCGTGGCCGCCGCAGCAGCGCTCCACTACTTCCTGCTGGCGTCCTTCACCTGGATGGGACTGGAGGGCGTCAATATGTACTTCGCCCTCGTCAAGGTCTTCAACGTCTACGTGCCAGCCTACATGCTCAAGTTTTGTGCTCTCGGATGGG GTATCCCCTTGATCATTTGTGTTCTGGTGCTCATAGTGAACAGAGAGGCCTATGGCCACCTGTACAACGATGTTCACACCAGAATGGAGCCAATTGCCAACTCTGACAGCTT CTGTTGGTTTCAGGATGACATTACCTTCTACGTGTCTGTGGTCGCCTACGCCTTGTTGGTCTTCCTCTTTAATATTGCT GTTTTTGTGGTGGTCCTGATCCAGATTCGCCACATGCGGGCCACAAGTCCGTCCGGGACACGTGGAGGACTGATGCACGACCTCAAGGGGATTGTCACTCTCACCTTATTACTAGGACTCACATGGActgtgggtttttttacatGGGGGCCGGCCCGACTGGTTCTGCTGTACATGTTCTCTGTACTGAACGCCATGCAAG GGATGTTCATCTTTCTCTTCCACTGTCTGATGAAGGAAAACGTCAGAAGACAGTGGAGGATCCATCTGTGTTTTGGGAAATTTCTACTTGAAGAGCACTCTG AGTGGAGCCACTCTGCATCCGTTGCCAAACCCGCACAAAGGGTACCGTCCGTCCGCTCGGTCAAATCCAGCTCCACTGACAGCACCTCGGCCTCTTATGAGTCCAGCCAGAGGGGCTGGTCCTGCAAGAGACCTGACCTTG GTCTTTTTATCAATCCCCTGACTTTTCCACGAGCCCAGACGAGCTATCCAGGTGTGGGCGCCGTGCCTAACCCCACCACGAGGGTGACAAAACCCGCCCACCCAGCTGTAGGAACCGGTCAGCATGGACACTGA
- the LOC129168810 gene encoding adhesion G-protein coupled receptor G4-like isoform X1, whose product MIFHPKILFVALLCSAVSTTMRAPPLSLWGKVAEFNVGCSHWRLEDGVSFPTLNQLTACLDLKFKAPASAQWTAFMYRLPDTQCVGLGLGGRRDRLVVWLFGTEWTTLPISLALKEWHSLCMTWSHTKDGPMLYVNGTGMDLMAVQDSSPSCCKLAPNGTLTLGAAHKLVDGNVQILLSTILMGTVSLFRLWAQERSRQEVTSLKCTEGDLLRWDSHLWDTRVCAPIPDPTLKCEWSIYTVNLKFNIIRYDGNNTELYTARDVAHRWLRDVLPSSIYLHRVSVFEAARSSAKDANTLATLSEDKPVRATSSSINRFDCLVYVSVIPCVDVAAVQDTMHANLGAPYHGFGSLIQVLADVASIQTTPVASFSPPVTTRSPPVTTFTLTTSALTSTYTETSPNISGQLYFEVKVNVSIRGECEAEHLLATWLNNTLPDHTMTVLDLQLLPKHHRLKRSSGSDLSIWDGVSSNIASRERFIFQVEVKMLPTHSQEAEDQIRDLLLSPYNQGSVSIEPEDVQICRILIVTCQSESQQTRRGLFEWPVTPGGKNASQPCPKNPQRHATRHCKLSLSTQWMAPDLQECPLVVETIPDLDIVEVTPDNAMDVVEMMQGLLKNHSKLSYRELDTVLNKLKDVVDVSVVTPILGTAVINTISDILESPSFLIPFTNTILNITEAVGDRMVVLENSSSLVAPAVVVSMVDVVPGEFAGLTFGVSSDGMGSKPEIFLNRFPLKDTVAFIALPSILQHSFPPNQSPPRVQFQFYGIPQLFRDNHKKQILNSLVVSASVSNTTSQIQDLQVDIQITLRHLQPSYPHMDTQCVYWNFNKNNGRGGWDPRGCRKHNSSLDFTTCLCDHLTHFGVLLDVSRTPVDKANEHILTIITYGGCGVSSLFLGITVLTYTAFHKLRQDYPSKILINLSLALLGLNLAFLLDSWLSSWGMDGLCVAAAAALHYFLLASFTWMGLEGVNMYFALVKVFNVYVPAYMLKFCALGWGIPLIICVLVLIVNREAYGHLYNDVHTRMEPIANSDSFCWFQDDITFYVSVVAYALLVFLFNIAVFVVVLIQIRHMRATSPSGTRGGLMHDLKGIVTLTLLLGLTWTVGFFTWGPARLVLLYMFSVLNAMQGMFIFLFHCLMKENVRRQWRIHLCFGKFLLEEHSGTFPPLMSINRRLLALNVGLVVFQSGATLHPLPNPHKGYRPSARSNPAPLTAPRPLMSPARGAGPARDLTLVRTTTDVNALSLNGGLCSPYLDI is encoded by the exons ATGatttttcatccaaaaatattgtttgtcgctctgctgtgCAGCGCTGTCTCTACCACGATGCGAG CTCCTCCTCTCAGCCTTTGGGGCAAAGTGGCTGAATTCAACGTGGGCTGCAGCCACTGGAGACTAGAGGACGGGGTCTCCTTCCCCACCTTGAACCAGCTCACTGCTTGCCTGGACCTCAAGTTTAAG GCACCAGCTAGCGCTCAATGGACAGCCTTCATGTACCGCCTTCCTGACACCCAGTGTGTAGGTCTTGGTCTGGGGGGCCGTAGGGATCGTTTGGTGGTCTGGTTGTTTGGCACAGAGTGGACCACCCTCCCTATCAGCCTTGCACTAAAAGAGTGGCATTCGCTATGCATGACATGGTCTCATACTAAAGACGGGCCCATGCTTTATGTCAATGGGACCGGGATGGACCTCATGGCAG TGCAAGACTCTTCACCTTCCTGCTGCAAGCTGGCCCCAAATGGCACGCTCACCCTGGGTGCCGCCCACAAGCTGGTGGACGGCAACGTCCAGATCCTTCTGTCCACCATCCTGATGGGCACTGTGTCCCTGTTCCGATTGTGGGCGCAAGAGCGCAgcaggcaggaagtgacgtcactcAAGTGCACAGAGGGAGACCTGCTGCGGTGGGACAGCCACTTGTGGGACACAAGGGTGTGTGCCCCCATCCCTGACCCTACGCTCAAGTGTG AGTGGTCCATTTACACGGTCAACCTGAAGTTCAACATCATCCGATACGACGGCAACAACACAGAGCTCTACACAGCCAGAGACGTTGCACATCGCTGG CTCAGAGATGTGCTGCCTTCAAGCATCTATTTACACAGGGTGTCCGTCTTTGAAGCAGCCAG ATCCAGCGCAAAAGACGCAAACACGCTGGCAACACTGAGTGAAGATAAACCG GTACGCGCTACGTCCTCCAGTATTAACAG GTTTGATTGCCTGGTCTACGTGAGCGTCATCCCCTGTGTGGACGTGGCGGCAGTGCAGGACACGATGCATGCCAACCTGGGTGCTCCCTATCATGGATTCGGTAGTCTGATCCAGGTGCTGGCTGACGTAGCTAGCATACAAACCACGCCTGTTG CCAGTTTCTCCCCCCCTGTGACCACAAGGTCTCCCCCTGTCACAACCTTTACTCTGACGACATCAGCGCTTACTTCCACCTACACAGAAACATCCCCAAATATCTCAGGTCAGCTGTACTTTGAGGTCAAGGTCAACGTGTCTATAAGAGGAGAGTGTGAAGCAGAGCATCTTCTCGCCACATGG CTCAACAATACTCTACCTGATCACACGATGACGGTGCTCGACCTCCAGCTGCTCCCCAAACATCACAG ACTTAAACGCAGCTCTGGGTCGGACTTGTCAATTTGGGATGGG gtttcTTCAAACATTGCGTCCAG AGAGAGGTTCATCTTCCAGGTGGAGGTGAAGATGTTACCCACCCATTCCCAGGAAGCAGAAGATCAGATTCGAGACCTGCTCCTGTCGCCTTACAACCAAGGCTCCGTCTCCATAGAGCCAGAAGACGTGCAAATATGCCGCATCC TGATTGTGACCTGTCAATCAGAGAGTCAGCAAACAAGAAGAGGTCTCTTTGAGTGGCCCGTCACTCCAGGTGGGAAAAATGCTTCTCAGCCTTGTCCAAAAAACCCTCAACGGCATGCGACAAGACACTG TAAACTGAGTCTCAGCACCCAGTGGATGGCCCCAGACCTGCAAGAGTGCCCTCTAGTGGTGGAGACCATCCCTGATCTTGACATCGTGGAAGTCACTCCAG ATAATGCCATGGACGTGGTGGAGATGATGCAAGGTTTACTGAAGAACCACTCCAAGCTCAGCTACCGGGAGCTAGACACTGTGCTCAACAAGCTGAAGGACGTGGTGGACGTCAGCGTGGTGACCCCTATCCTGGGCACGGCAGTCATCAACACCATCTCGGATATCCTGGAGTCGCCCAGCTTCCTCATACCCTTCACTAACAC GATTCTGAACATCACAGAGGCAGTCGGAGACCGCATGGTGGTACTGGAGAACTCGTCAAGTCTGGTCGCTCCAGCTGTGGTGGTCTCTATGGTGGATGTGGTTCCGGGAGAGTTTGCTGGTTTGACATTTGGAGTGTCTTCTGACGGCATGGGCTCCAAGCCTGAG ATTTTTCTTAACAGGTTTCCTCTAAAAGACACAGTGGCTTTCATAGCCTTGCCCTCCATCTTGCAACACAGCTTCCCGCCCAACCAGAGCCCACCGAGGGTCCAGTTTCAGTTCTACGGCATTCCGCAACTCTTCAGG GACAACCACAAGAAGCAGATCCTTAACAGCTTAGTGGTGTCGGCCAGTGTGAGCAACACCACCTCTCAAATACAAGACCTCCAAGTTGACATCCAAATCACGCTGCGCCACCTCCAACCCAGTTAT CCCCACATGGACACACAGTGTGTGTATTGGAACTTCAATAAAAACA ACGGACGTGGAGGATGGGACCCTCGCGGttgcagaaaacacaacagcagcctTGACTTCACAACATGCCTGTGTGATCATCTCACACACTTTGGAGTTCTACTG gaTGTTTCCAGGACCCCGGTGGACAAAGCTAATGAGCACATTTTGACAATCATCACATACGGTGGATGTGGAGTCTCCTCACTGTTTTTGGGAATAACGGTCCTCACGTACACAGCTTTTCA CAAGCTCCGTCAAGACTACCCCTCCAAGATCCTTATCAACCTCTCGCTGGCCCTGCTGGGTCTGAACCTGGCGTTCCTGCTCGACTCCTGGCTCTCCTCCTGGGGCATGGACGGCCTCTGCGTGGCCGCCGCAGCAGCGCTCCACTACTTCCTGCTGGCGTCCTTCACCTGGATGGGACTGGAGGGCGTCAATATGTACTTCGCCCTCGTCAAGGTCTTCAACGTCTACGTGCCAGCCTACATGCTCAAGTTTTGTGCTCTCGGATGGG GTATCCCCTTGATCATTTGTGTTCTGGTGCTCATAGTGAACAGAGAGGCCTATGGCCACCTGTACAACGATGTTCACACCAGAATGGAGCCAATTGCCAACTCTGACAGCTT CTGTTGGTTTCAGGATGACATTACCTTCTACGTGTCTGTGGTCGCCTACGCCTTGTTGGTCTTCCTCTTTAATATTGCT GTTTTTGTGGTGGTCCTGATCCAGATTCGCCACATGCGGGCCACAAGTCCGTCCGGGACACGTGGAGGACTGATGCACGACCTCAAGGGGATTGTCACTCTCACCTTATTACTAGGACTCACATGGActgtgggtttttttacatGGGGGCCGGCCCGACTGGTTCTGCTGTACATGTTCTCTGTACTGAACGCCATGCAAG GGATGTTCATCTTTCTCTTCCACTGTCTGATGAAGGAAAACGTCAGAAGACAGTGGAGGATCCATCTGTGTTTTGGGAAATTTCTACTTGAAGAGCACTCTGGTACTTTTCCCCCTCTAATGTCAATCAACAGGAGATTGTTGGCACTGAACGTCGGGCTTGTTGTCTTCCAGAGTGGAGCCACTCTGCATCCGTTGCCAAACCCGCACAAAGGGTACCGTCCGTCCGCTCGGTCAAATCCAGCTCCACTGACAGCACCTCGGCCTCTTATGAGTCCAGCCAGAGGGGCTGGTCCTGCAAGAGACCTGACCTTGGTGAGGACCACCACTGATGTAAATGCTTTAAGCCTCAATGGAGGTTTATGCAGCCCTTATTTAGATATTTAA
- the LOC129168810 gene encoding adhesion G-protein coupled receptor G4-like isoform X5 gives MYRLPDTQCVGLGLGGRRDRLVVWLFGTEWTTLPISLALKEWHSLCMTWSHTKDGPMLYVNGTGMDLMAVQDSSPSCCKLAPNGTLTLGAAHKLVDGNVQILLSTILMGTVSLFRLWAQERSRQEVTSLKCTEGDLLRWDSHLWDTRVCAPIPDPTLKCEWSIYTVNLKFNIIRYDGNNTELYTARDVAHRWLRDVLPSSIYLHRVSVFEAARSSAKDANTLATLSEDKPVRATSSSINRFDCLVYVSVIPCVDVAAVQDTMHANLGAPYHGFGSLIQVLADVASIQTTPVASFSPPVTTRSPPVTTFTLTTSALTSTYTETSPNISGQLYFEVKVNVSIRGECEAEHLLATWLNNTLPDHTMTVLDLQLLPKHHRLKRSSGSDLSIWDGVSSNIASRERFIFQVEVKMLPTHSQEAEDQIRDLLLSPYNQGSVSIEPEDVQICRILIVTCQSESQQTRRGLFEWPVTPGGKNASQPCPKNPQRHATRHCKLSLSTQWMAPDLQECPLVVETIPDLDIVEVTPDNAMDVVEMMQGLLKNHSKLSYRELDTVLNKLKDVVDVSVVTPILGTAVINTISDILESPSFLIPFTNTILNITEAVGDRMVVLENSSSLVAPAVVVSMVDVVPGEFAGLTFGVSSDGMGSKPEIFLNRFPLKDTVAFIALPSILQHSFPPNQSPPRVQFQFYGIPQLFRDNHKKQILNSLVVSASVSNTTSQIQDLQVDIQITLRHLQPSYPHMDTQCVYWNFNKNNGRGGWDPRGCRKHNSSLDFTTCLCDHLTHFGVLLDVSRTPVDKANEHILTIITYGGCGVSSLFLGITVLTYTAFHKLRQDYPSKILINLSLALLGLNLAFLLDSWLSSWGMDGLCVAAAAALHYFLLASFTWMGLEGVNMYFALVKVFNVYVPAYMLKFCALGWGIPLIICVLVLIVNREAYGHLYNDVHTRMEPIANSDSFCWFQDDITFYVSVVAYALLVFLFNIAVFVVVLIQIRHMRATSPSGTRGGLMHDLKGIVTLTLLLGLTWTVGFFTWGPARLVLLYMFSVLNAMQGMFIFLFHCLMKENVRRQWRIHLCFGKFLLEEHSGTFPPLMSINRRLLALNVGLVVFQSGATLHPLPNPHKGYRPSARSNPAPLTAPRPLMSPARGAGPARDLTLVRTTTDVNALSLNGGLCSPYLDI, from the exons ATGTACCGCCTTCCTGACACCCAGTGTGTAGGTCTTGGTCTGGGGGGCCGTAGGGATCGTTTGGTGGTCTGGTTGTTTGGCACAGAGTGGACCACCCTCCCTATCAGCCTTGCACTAAAAGAGTGGCATTCGCTATGCATGACATGGTCTCATACTAAAGACGGGCCCATGCTTTATGTCAATGGGACCGGGATGGACCTCATGGCAG TGCAAGACTCTTCACCTTCCTGCTGCAAGCTGGCCCCAAATGGCACGCTCACCCTGGGTGCCGCCCACAAGCTGGTGGACGGCAACGTCCAGATCCTTCTGTCCACCATCCTGATGGGCACTGTGTCCCTGTTCCGATTGTGGGCGCAAGAGCGCAgcaggcaggaagtgacgtcactcAAGTGCACAGAGGGAGACCTGCTGCGGTGGGACAGCCACTTGTGGGACACAAGGGTGTGTGCCCCCATCCCTGACCCTACGCTCAAGTGTG AGTGGTCCATTTACACGGTCAACCTGAAGTTCAACATCATCCGATACGACGGCAACAACACAGAGCTCTACACAGCCAGAGACGTTGCACATCGCTGG CTCAGAGATGTGCTGCCTTCAAGCATCTATTTACACAGGGTGTCCGTCTTTGAAGCAGCCAG ATCCAGCGCAAAAGACGCAAACACGCTGGCAACACTGAGTGAAGATAAACCG GTACGCGCTACGTCCTCCAGTATTAACAG GTTTGATTGCCTGGTCTACGTGAGCGTCATCCCCTGTGTGGACGTGGCGGCAGTGCAGGACACGATGCATGCCAACCTGGGTGCTCCCTATCATGGATTCGGTAGTCTGATCCAGGTGCTGGCTGACGTAGCTAGCATACAAACCACGCCTGTTG CCAGTTTCTCCCCCCCTGTGACCACAAGGTCTCCCCCTGTCACAACCTTTACTCTGACGACATCAGCGCTTACTTCCACCTACACAGAAACATCCCCAAATATCTCAGGTCAGCTGTACTTTGAGGTCAAGGTCAACGTGTCTATAAGAGGAGAGTGTGAAGCAGAGCATCTTCTCGCCACATGG CTCAACAATACTCTACCTGATCACACGATGACGGTGCTCGACCTCCAGCTGCTCCCCAAACATCACAG ACTTAAACGCAGCTCTGGGTCGGACTTGTCAATTTGGGATGGG gtttcTTCAAACATTGCGTCCAG AGAGAGGTTCATCTTCCAGGTGGAGGTGAAGATGTTACCCACCCATTCCCAGGAAGCAGAAGATCAGATTCGAGACCTGCTCCTGTCGCCTTACAACCAAGGCTCCGTCTCCATAGAGCCAGAAGACGTGCAAATATGCCGCATCC TGATTGTGACCTGTCAATCAGAGAGTCAGCAAACAAGAAGAGGTCTCTTTGAGTGGCCCGTCACTCCAGGTGGGAAAAATGCTTCTCAGCCTTGTCCAAAAAACCCTCAACGGCATGCGACAAGACACTG TAAACTGAGTCTCAGCACCCAGTGGATGGCCCCAGACCTGCAAGAGTGCCCTCTAGTGGTGGAGACCATCCCTGATCTTGACATCGTGGAAGTCACTCCAG ATAATGCCATGGACGTGGTGGAGATGATGCAAGGTTTACTGAAGAACCACTCCAAGCTCAGCTACCGGGAGCTAGACACTGTGCTCAACAAGCTGAAGGACGTGGTGGACGTCAGCGTGGTGACCCCTATCCTGGGCACGGCAGTCATCAACACCATCTCGGATATCCTGGAGTCGCCCAGCTTCCTCATACCCTTCACTAACAC GATTCTGAACATCACAGAGGCAGTCGGAGACCGCATGGTGGTACTGGAGAACTCGTCAAGTCTGGTCGCTCCAGCTGTGGTGGTCTCTATGGTGGATGTGGTTCCGGGAGAGTTTGCTGGTTTGACATTTGGAGTGTCTTCTGACGGCATGGGCTCCAAGCCTGAG ATTTTTCTTAACAGGTTTCCTCTAAAAGACACAGTGGCTTTCATAGCCTTGCCCTCCATCTTGCAACACAGCTTCCCGCCCAACCAGAGCCCACCGAGGGTCCAGTTTCAGTTCTACGGCATTCCGCAACTCTTCAGG GACAACCACAAGAAGCAGATCCTTAACAGCTTAGTGGTGTCGGCCAGTGTGAGCAACACCACCTCTCAAATACAAGACCTCCAAGTTGACATCCAAATCACGCTGCGCCACCTCCAACCCAGTTAT CCCCACATGGACACACAGTGTGTGTATTGGAACTTCAATAAAAACA ACGGACGTGGAGGATGGGACCCTCGCGGttgcagaaaacacaacagcagcctTGACTTCACAACATGCCTGTGTGATCATCTCACACACTTTGGAGTTCTACTG gaTGTTTCCAGGACCCCGGTGGACAAAGCTAATGAGCACATTTTGACAATCATCACATACGGTGGATGTGGAGTCTCCTCACTGTTTTTGGGAATAACGGTCCTCACGTACACAGCTTTTCA CAAGCTCCGTCAAGACTACCCCTCCAAGATCCTTATCAACCTCTCGCTGGCCCTGCTGGGTCTGAACCTGGCGTTCCTGCTCGACTCCTGGCTCTCCTCCTGGGGCATGGACGGCCTCTGCGTGGCCGCCGCAGCAGCGCTCCACTACTTCCTGCTGGCGTCCTTCACCTGGATGGGACTGGAGGGCGTCAATATGTACTTCGCCCTCGTCAAGGTCTTCAACGTCTACGTGCCAGCCTACATGCTCAAGTTTTGTGCTCTCGGATGGG GTATCCCCTTGATCATTTGTGTTCTGGTGCTCATAGTGAACAGAGAGGCCTATGGCCACCTGTACAACGATGTTCACACCAGAATGGAGCCAATTGCCAACTCTGACAGCTT CTGTTGGTTTCAGGATGACATTACCTTCTACGTGTCTGTGGTCGCCTACGCCTTGTTGGTCTTCCTCTTTAATATTGCT GTTTTTGTGGTGGTCCTGATCCAGATTCGCCACATGCGGGCCACAAGTCCGTCCGGGACACGTGGAGGACTGATGCACGACCTCAAGGGGATTGTCACTCTCACCTTATTACTAGGACTCACATGGActgtgggtttttttacatGGGGGCCGGCCCGACTGGTTCTGCTGTACATGTTCTCTGTACTGAACGCCATGCAAG GGATGTTCATCTTTCTCTTCCACTGTCTGATGAAGGAAAACGTCAGAAGACAGTGGAGGATCCATCTGTGTTTTGGGAAATTTCTACTTGAAGAGCACTCTGGTACTTTTCCCCCTCTAATGTCAATCAACAGGAGATTGTTGGCACTGAACGTCGGGCTTGTTGTCTTCCAGAGTGGAGCCACTCTGCATCCGTTGCCAAACCCGCACAAAGGGTACCGTCCGTCCGCTCGGTCAAATCCAGCTCCACTGACAGCACCTCGGCCTCTTATGAGTCCAGCCAGAGGGGCTGGTCCTGCAAGAGACCTGACCTTGGTGAGGACCACCACTGATGTAAATGCTTTAAGCCTCAATGGAGGTTTATGCAGCCCTTATTTAGATATTTAA